The genomic window ACCGCATATTCCTGATGAACTCAAACTATGATGCTTGTCCTCTTTAACATGAGATGGTTGGTCAATTGAATAGCCTTCAGAATTAATAGTGCGGACGGTATGAATAGAAACTCCAGGATTTCTTCCAGAGGCCATTGAATCCTGCACTGATGTAGAAAACGATAACTCGTTATCaaccttattattattactatggCAAACTTTGGTCACCACTGCTTCCAAAAGATGCTCCGGACGAGATTCAGAAGTCAATTGACTGCAGCTAATTTCATCCGACATCTCAGCAGCTTTACTATCCTGATTTTCTGGTACTGCCCAATCATAATATTTACTCTCTTTCAGAAAACCTGGTCCAAGTGCTTCGTGTAGCTCATAGCCAGCAGGGAACTTCAACGTGTACGAGGTATCCCCATAACAAGACATGCTCTGAAACTTTAACATCTCAGTATCAGCTCTGCCGTTTTCCGATGGACTTATCAAATCATTGGCACTAATATTATACATAACTGAATCAGGTAATAACGATGAGATGTTTTTGTCTGATTTCAAACTAGTATCTTTGCAGCTATTACTGTTCCCTTCACACTTCCTTTCATTTGCAGGCTTCGTCCCTACTAGTTTCTGATCCTCCGCAGTCATTATATTTGACATTGACTGAAGCAAGATGGAACTTTGATCACTGTTAATTACAGGCCCTTCATGCTTGGCCACAGCAGGAGGTGAATAGTTATTCGGAGGACATTGAAAGGGCATTAACATTTTCAGTGTTTCGCACGTCATGGTTTTCTGTGTGGTGGGTTTCACACTTTGGATTTGACTAGGAAGGTAACCTAATGTGTGATCATGAGATGACAAAAAGAGACTTCTGATATGAGTTACAACCCTTATGTCTTCACTAACCTGAATTCATGGATGACAAAAAAAAGTGTGAATCATTAAAGCTTTGCTAACAAATGGACTTTTGCATAAACGATTATCCATTAAACTTgttaaactaaattttaaacagAAAATTGAGCTCAATACttacataaattaataattaaactttTGCATGTCAACATGTTAGGCTATGTAAATCATGGTTATAATCATGCGAGAATTGAATTTGCATACTTAGCACTAAAATATGCCTTTTTATTTAATGTCAAATATTCTAGTTTTGGCTattgattttgtaaat from Trifolium pratense cultivar HEN17-A07 linkage group LG1, ARS_RC_1.1, whole genome shotgun sequence includes these protein-coding regions:
- the LOC123904836 gene encoding transcription factor EMB1444-like isoform X2, encoding MSYHAYSLGEGIVGQVAVTGKHQWICADNQVTSSGPSFKFADGWQSQFSAGIRTIAVVAVVPLGVVQLGSLNKVSEDIRVVTHIRSLFLSSHDHTLGYLPSQIQSVKPTTQKTMTCETLKMLMPFQCPPNNYSPPAVAKHEGPVINSDQSSILLQSMSNIMTAEDQKLVGTKPANERKCEGNSNSCKDTSLKSDKNISSLLPDSVMYNISANDLISPSENGRADTEMLKFQSMSCYGDTSYTLKFPAGYELHEALGPGFLKESKYYDWAVPENQDSKAAEMSDEISCSQLTSESRPEHLLEAVVTKVCHSNNNKVDNELSFSTSVQDSMASGRNPGVSIHTVRTINSEGYSIDQPSHVKEDKHHSLSSSGICGLISPKSFSSTCPSSCSNQFERSSEPSKNSKKRARPGESCRPRPRDRQLIQDRIKELRELVPNGAKCSIDSLLECTVKHMLFLQSITKHSDKLNIFTETKTKSRDHMDKDIHGPSGYQQGSSWAMEVGGHLKVHSILVESHGKNGQMLVEMLCEECNHFLEIAEAIRSLGLTILNGTTEPRGEKTCICFVVEGQNNVNLHRLDILWPLVQLLQSKSTVHS